The following coding sequences lie in one Lolium perenne isolate Kyuss_39 chromosome 2, Kyuss_2.0, whole genome shotgun sequence genomic window:
- the LOC127329632 gene encoding putative F-box/LRR-repeat protein 9 — MPPPAATTRRRNPRGRARKSPALHLSEFHCMPEPVEAWERDWAELPADSISCVLHKLSLPELLLGGAAEVCRSWRRAAREEPELWRRIDVSHLPDVPPFTRQATLENVMRAALRLSAGQCHTFLGAHLDDGLFMLLAKQASLLKRLELTRCCPISSGGFADAIKKLHLLEELQLYHCLHDEACPCLKSFRLVRQRPCSYRFNKRTDDREAFAIAKMHRLRSLKLVHGNLSNQGLAAIIDNCPHLEYLTIRDCCNVRMDANLTAKCARIRVDYHEYFPSYELCKCCFFSPIYAFNDDGYPYDDDEPDDYHDLSLYSYLGDEIDGTDCEEHERILDVKSMRRYLS; from the exons AGTTCCACTGCATGCCGGAGCCGGTGGAGGCGTGGGAGCGGGACTGGGCGGAGCTGCCCGCGGACTCGATCTcctgcgtcctccacaagctgagCCTCCCGGAGCTCCTGCTGGGCGGCGCGGCGGAAGTGTGCCGTTCATGGCGACGCGCCGCGCGGGAGGAGCCCGAGCTCTGGCGGCGCATCGACGTGAGCCATCTTCCCGACGTCCCGCCCTTCACCCGGCAGGCTACTCTCGAGAATGTCATGAGGGCCGCCTTGCGTCTTAGCGCGGGGCAGTGCCATACCTTCTTGGGCGCGCACCTGGACGATGGCCTCTTCATGCTGCTCGCCAAGCA GGCGTCTTTGCTGAAGAGACTTGAACTGACCAGGTGTTGTCCTATCTCCAGCGGAGGATTTGCCGACGCAATAAAGAAGCTCCATCTGCTTGAGGAGCTCCAGCTGTATCACTGCTTACACGATGAAGCGTGCCCGTGCCTGAAAAGCTTCAGGCTTGTCCGGCAAAGGCCTTGCTCCTATCGTTTTAACAAGCGTACTGATGATCGAGAGGCCTTTGCAATCGCAAAGATGCACCGACTACGTTCCTTGAAGCTCGTCCATGGTAATCTCAGCAACCAAGGCCTGGCAGCTATCATCGACAACTGCCCCCACCTAGAGTACCTTACCATACGGGATTGCTGCAACGTCAGGATGGATGCTAACCTAACAGCCAAGTGCGCCCGGATCAGAGTGGACTACCACGAGTACTTCCCGTCATATGAACTTTGTAAATGTTGTTTCTTTTCCCCAATTTATGCGTTCAATGATGATGGATACCCCTATGATGACGATGAACCCGACGATTACCatgatctttctctttattcctaCCTGGGTGACGAGATTGATGGCACCGATTGTGAGGAGCATGAAAGGATCCTAGACGTCAAGAGCATGCGTAGGTACTTGAGCTAA